The following are encoded together in the Daucus carota subsp. sativus chromosome 5, DH1 v3.0, whole genome shotgun sequence genome:
- the LOC108219812 gene encoding PRA1 family protein B4 codes for MSSQSQPAILPITNPQTTAVESQAPVTTPAFRAFISNISETVRTGLAARRPWSELVDRSAFSKPDSISDATTRIRKNYTYFKVNYLSVVAVVLAVSLLTNPFSLIILLGLLASWLFLYLFRPSDQPLVVFNRTFSDRETLGLLILSTIVVVFLTSVGSILISALMIGVAIVCAHGAFRAPEDLFLDEQGEQNSSFLSFISGAANNAAASAAPIIATRG; via the coding sequence ATGTCTTCTCAATCGCAACCAGCAATACTTCCGATCACGAATCCCCAGACCACCGCTGTCGAGTCACAAGCTCCGGTGACCACGCCGGCGTTCCGAGCGTTCATCTCCAACATCTCCGAGACCGTCCGTACCGGCCTTGCCGCGCGTCGCCCCTGGTCGGAGCTCGTGGACCGCTCGGCGTTCTCGAAGCCGGACTCGATCTCCGACGCCACCACTCGGATCCGCAAGAACTACACCTACTTCAAGGTGAACTATCTCTCCGTGGTCGCGGTCGTGCTCGCGGTCTCTCTCTTGACGAATCCGTTCTCTCTCATCATCCTCCTCGGCTTGCTCGCGTCGTGGCTGTTCTTGTACCTGTTCAGGCCGTCGGATCAGCCGCTTGTTGTGTTTAACCGTACGTTCTCCGATCGCGAGACTCTAGGGCTTTTGATCCTGTCGACGATCGTTGTGGTGTTCCTGACCAGCGTTGGATCGATTTTGATCTCCGCGTTGATGATTGGAGTGGCAATTGTGTGTGCGCACGGTGCGTTTAGAGCGCCGGAGGATTTGTTTTTGGATGAGCAGGGTGAGCAGAATAGTTCGTTCCTGTCGTTCATTTCCGGTGCTGCTAACAATGCTGCTGCTTCCGCTGCTCCGATTATCGCGACTCGTGGTTGA
- the LOC108219912 gene encoding protein trichome birefringence-like 35 isoform X1, with translation MIIVDTKWPTHKIIILRMMQKWQKKKAQFPVLAFVFLIFILCSIFYNERYIHQIHQENSNNNHQITNLVDAYDNNPFNHFNHTLDELPPVALDRSSKCESTVKYSGQEAKWAVGKQEVTGRRESLERCDVFSGKWVFDNSTYPLYNESDCPYMSDQLACHKHGRPDFDYHYWRWQPYGCDLKRWNATELWEKLRGKRLMFVGDSLNRGQWISMLCLLQSVIPANKRSITPQAHLTTFRAEEYNATVEFLWAPLLVESNSDDPVDHRLDERIMCPDSLLRHSSEWKNADILIFNSYLWWRQGPVKLLWSTERNGVCQEIDELRGMNLAMEAWAEWIDSNVDPLEKKVFFVTMSPTHQLREEWEPQGKGNCYNQRTPIDNTSYWGSGSDLPTMQMVDKVLNRLGSKVSVLNITQLSEYRKDGHPSIYRKFWEPRTPEQLANPSSYSDCIHWCLPGVPDVWNELLFQFL, from the exons ATGATAATAGTAGATACAAAGTGGCctacacataaaattatcattttaagaATGATGCAGAAATGGCAGAAGAAGAAAGCCCAGTTCCCTGTTTTAGCTTTTGTGTTTCTGATCTTCATTTTGTGCTCAATCTTCTATAATGAGCGTTACATCCACCAAATCCATCAGGAGAACTCGAATAATAATCATCAGATAACTAATCTTGTTGATGCTTATGATAATAACCCCTTTAATCATTTCAATCATACCCTTGATGAGCTTCCTCCAG TGGCTTTGGATAGATCTAGCAAGTGTGAATCAACTGTGAAATATAGTGGACAGGAAGCTAAATGGGCTGTGGGGAAGCAGGAGGTGACTGGGAGGAGGGAGAGTTTGGAGAGGTGTGATGTTTTTTCTGGCAAGTGGGTTTTCGACAATTCGACATATCCACTCTATAATGAGTCTGATTGTCCTTACATGTCTGACCAATTGGCTTGTCACAAGCATGGAAGGCCTGATTTTGATTACCATTACTGGAGATGGCAACCCTATGGCTGCGATTTGAAGAG ATGGAATGCGACTGAACTATGGGAGAAGCTTCGCGGGAAGAGACTTATGTTTGTGGGGGATTCGCTAAATAGAGGACAATGGATATCAATGTTATGTTTGTTGCAGTCTGTAATTCCTGCCAACAAAAGGTCAATAACTCCCCAAGCTCACCTTACCACTTTTAGAGCAGAG GAGTATAATGCAACCGTGGAATTTCTTTGGGCCCCTTTGCTTGTTGAATCCAATTCTGATGATCCTGTAGATCACAGATTAGATGAACGAATAATGTGTCCAGACTCACTCCTCAGGCACTCATCTGAATGGAAAAATGCTGATATACTTATTTTCAATTCGTACCTGTGGTGGAGACAGGGTCCTGTTAAGCTGCT ATGGAGTACAGAAAGAAATGGTGTTTGCCAAGAGATAGATGAGCTAAGAGGCATGAACTTGGCCATGGAGGCTTGGGCAGAATGGATAGATTCTAATGTTGACCCCCTTGAAAAGAAGGTCTTCTTTGTTACCATGTCGCCAACACATCAATT GAGAGAAGAATGGGAGCCGCAAGGCAAAGGAAACTGTTATAATCAGAGAACCCCAATCGACAACACGAGCTACTGGGGAAGTGGTTCAGACCTGCCCACAATGCAGATGGTGGACAAGGTATTGAACAGATTGGGCTCAAAGGTCTCTGTTCTTAACATCACTCAGCTGTCAGAGTATAGAAAAGATGGTCACCCTTCCATTTATCGAAAGTTTTGGGAGCCACGGACGCCTGAACAGTTGGCAAACCCTTCAAGTTACTCTGACTGCATACACTGGTGCCTACCAGGTGTGCCTGATGTATGGAATGAATTACTATTCCAATTTCTGTAG
- the LOC108219912 gene encoding protein trichome birefringence-like 35 isoform X2, producing MIIVDTKWPTHKIIILRMMQKWQKKKAQFPVLAFVFLIFILCSIFYNERYIHQIHQENSNNNHQITNLVDAYDNNPFNHFNHTLDELPPVALDRSSKCESTVKYSGQEAKWAVGKQEVTGRRESLERCDVFSGKWVFDNSTYPLYNESDCPYMSDQLACHKHGRPDFDYHYWRWQPYGCDLKRWNATELWEKLRGKRLMFVGDSLNRGQWISMLCLLQSVIPANKRSITPQAHLTTFRAEEYNATVEFLWAPLLVESNSDDPVDHRLDERIMCPDSLLRHSSEWKNADILIFNSYLWWRQGPVKLLWSTERNGVCQEIDELRGMNLAMEAWAEWIDSNVDPLEKKVFFVTMSPTHQLSLVLSDLSYSSANEVKLYG from the exons ATGATAATAGTAGATACAAAGTGGCctacacataaaattatcattttaagaATGATGCAGAAATGGCAGAAGAAGAAAGCCCAGTTCCCTGTTTTAGCTTTTGTGTTTCTGATCTTCATTTTGTGCTCAATCTTCTATAATGAGCGTTACATCCACCAAATCCATCAGGAGAACTCGAATAATAATCATCAGATAACTAATCTTGTTGATGCTTATGATAATAACCCCTTTAATCATTTCAATCATACCCTTGATGAGCTTCCTCCAG TGGCTTTGGATAGATCTAGCAAGTGTGAATCAACTGTGAAATATAGTGGACAGGAAGCTAAATGGGCTGTGGGGAAGCAGGAGGTGACTGGGAGGAGGGAGAGTTTGGAGAGGTGTGATGTTTTTTCTGGCAAGTGGGTTTTCGACAATTCGACATATCCACTCTATAATGAGTCTGATTGTCCTTACATGTCTGACCAATTGGCTTGTCACAAGCATGGAAGGCCTGATTTTGATTACCATTACTGGAGATGGCAACCCTATGGCTGCGATTTGAAGAG ATGGAATGCGACTGAACTATGGGAGAAGCTTCGCGGGAAGAGACTTATGTTTGTGGGGGATTCGCTAAATAGAGGACAATGGATATCAATGTTATGTTTGTTGCAGTCTGTAATTCCTGCCAACAAAAGGTCAATAACTCCCCAAGCTCACCTTACCACTTTTAGAGCAGAG GAGTATAATGCAACCGTGGAATTTCTTTGGGCCCCTTTGCTTGTTGAATCCAATTCTGATGATCCTGTAGATCACAGATTAGATGAACGAATAATGTGTCCAGACTCACTCCTCAGGCACTCATCTGAATGGAAAAATGCTGATATACTTATTTTCAATTCGTACCTGTGGTGGAGACAGGGTCCTGTTAAGCTGCT ATGGAGTACAGAAAGAAATGGTGTTTGCCAAGAGATAGATGAGCTAAGAGGCATGAACTTGGCCATGGAGGCTTGGGCAGAATGGATAGATTCTAATGTTGACCCCCTTGAAAAGAAGGTCTTCTTTGTTACCATGTCGCCAACACATCAATT ATCTCTTGTCCTCTCAGACCTCAGTTACAGCTCTGCTAATGAAGTTAAGTTATATGGCTAA